One window from the genome of Pseudanabaena yagii GIHE-NHR1 encodes:
- a CDS encoding DUF4336 domain-containing protein, producing the protein MTAQATHHKSEHEPSSPKDWSWKFWQVVPLYPYGQRRTIRKEIVKDAIWSFEQIQGIFYVVVPIRMTVVKLSAGGLLVYAPVAPTPECIRLVNELVNEHGEVKYIILPTVSGIEHKVFVGPFARQFPKAHVYVSPHQWSFPFNLPLSWLGLPWGRTSLLPEDSSKVPFADQFDYAVLGSIELGLGKFAEVALFDKRSQTLLVTDTIVSVPEKPPEILQIDPYPLLFHARDGADEPIVDTEVNRIRGWQRTALFLFYFRPQVLETVSFFQALLDITKAPERSRKAFFGLFPFRWKYNWYQSFEALRGNGRIFVAPILQTLILNRDPQTVIAWADQVASWNFVRIVPCHFDNAIAATPTDFRRAFSFLEKNPQLSYSPNLPEEDFAVLNQINNILQSNRIIFEVKDKV; encoded by the coding sequence ATGACTGCCCAAGCAACACATCACAAGTCTGAGCATGAGCCAAGCAGCCCAAAGGACTGGTCGTGGAAATTTTGGCAGGTTGTGCCGCTTTATCCCTATGGTCAGAGACGCACTATTCGCAAAGAAATTGTCAAGGATGCGATCTGGTCTTTCGAGCAGATTCAGGGGATTTTTTATGTAGTCGTACCGATCAGAATGACGGTAGTAAAGTTGTCGGCTGGGGGACTGCTGGTATATGCGCCCGTTGCTCCGACTCCTGAATGTATTCGCCTCGTTAATGAGTTAGTCAACGAGCATGGCGAGGTCAAATACATCATTTTGCCAACAGTGTCAGGAATTGAGCATAAGGTGTTTGTGGGTCCCTTTGCACGGCAGTTTCCCAAGGCTCACGTTTATGTCTCGCCGCACCAATGGAGCTTCCCATTCAATTTGCCGCTTAGTTGGTTAGGTTTACCTTGGGGACGCACATCGCTGTTGCCTGAAGATAGCTCAAAGGTTCCCTTTGCCGATCAGTTTGACTATGCAGTTTTAGGTTCGATCGAACTGGGCTTAGGAAAATTTGCGGAAGTAGCGCTATTTGATAAGCGATCGCAGACTCTTTTAGTGACGGATACGATCGTGTCTGTTCCTGAAAAGCCACCAGAAATATTACAAATCGATCCCTATCCATTACTATTTCATGCTAGAGATGGTGCGGATGAACCCATTGTCGATACAGAAGTGAATCGGATTCGCGGTTGGCAAAGAACGGCTCTATTTCTATTCTATTTCCGTCCCCAAGTTTTGGAAACTGTTTCCTTTTTCCAAGCTTTACTAGATATTACCAAAGCCCCAGAGCGATCGCGCAAAGCCTTTTTCGGTCTATTTCCTTTTCGCTGGAAATATAACTGGTATCAGTCCTTTGAGGCTCTACGCGGCAATGGACGTATTTTCGTCGCGCCAATCTTGCAAACTCTTATTCTCAATCGCGATCCGCAAACGGTAATTGCATGGGCGGATCAGGTTGCTAGCTGGAATTTTGTGCGGATTGTTCCTTGCCACTTTGATAATGCGATCGCAGCAACACCTACTGATTTTCGCCGAGCCTTTAGCTTTTTAGAAAAGAATCCGCAACTATCATATAGTCCAAATCTGCCTGAAGAAGATTTTGCAGTTCTCAATCAAATCAATAATATTTTGCAAAGCAATCGCATTATTTTTGAAGTAAAGGACAAAGTCTAA
- a CDS encoding cytochrome P450 → MPTLLSPAMISLSTVFPYLFPTTIIIIAGILSWQYWAKRKRYQSLKALPSPLGHWLLGNIPQVLAAVKKKQFFQLLFDWSKQYGSIYVYWAGTPVVILSKPSVIESTVINGMRDGSLIRSQNATRAWNDISGEILLGQSGAEWQWRRKAWNPEFSPVGISAYIGVVEQACSQITNKIKADVSSDAIPVDRLFVELTMRVIASLLLGIPVDSKVVSPEGAPLDVPKVYEAMSVLGYRFLRVATSENPWMKYLPTQSSRDYWAARRYIEQFLTPRVDLALQLRDQQVKDSSSISTLFQESMLVKITSKEPRYTRETLIAEVIELMIAGTDTTAHTLSFAVGELAAHPEVFQKAQAIADQVWQKHGAISIESLKELNYIRAIVKETLRLYSVASGSTSLQAIKQTTIEGITIPVGTKIFWSMLAAGRDAETYAQPDKFLPERWLEEGHGSLSLPMIDFGSGSHRCLGEHLAMLEATIMLVQLLRQFDWELVNGRASLENLQQNLLIYPSDGMPLRFRLRESISI, encoded by the coding sequence ATGCCCACATTATTGAGTCCTGCAATGATTTCTCTATCTACAGTATTCCCTTACCTCTTCCCTACGACAATCATCATTATTGCAGGAATCCTGAGCTGGCAATATTGGGCAAAAAGAAAACGCTATCAATCTCTTAAAGCATTACCTTCTCCGTTAGGACACTGGTTATTAGGCAATATTCCACAAGTATTGGCAGCAGTAAAGAAAAAACAATTTTTTCAACTACTGTTTGATTGGAGTAAGCAATATGGTTCTATCTATGTTTATTGGGCAGGTACGCCTGTTGTCATTTTAAGTAAGCCTTCAGTCATTGAAAGTACAGTTATTAATGGCATGAGAGATGGTAGTTTAATTCGGTCTCAAAATGCAACTCGTGCTTGGAATGATATTAGTGGCGAGATTTTACTCGGACAAAGTGGAGCAGAGTGGCAATGGCGACGCAAGGCTTGGAATCCAGAATTTAGTCCAGTGGGAATTTCGGCATATATTGGTGTTGTGGAGCAAGCCTGTTCGCAAATCACCAACAAAATTAAAGCCGATGTCTCTTCAGATGCAATTCCTGTTGATCGCTTGTTTGTGGAATTGACGATGCGGGTAATTGCTAGCTTATTGTTAGGCATTCCTGTAGATAGCAAAGTTGTTAGTCCTGAAGGAGCGCCCCTCGATGTTCCCAAAGTCTACGAAGCAATGTCAGTGCTGGGCTATCGATTTCTGCGCGTCGCCACCAGTGAAAATCCTTGGATGAAATATTTGCCTACCCAATCGTCCCGTGATTATTGGGCAGCCCGACGATATATTGAACAATTTCTCACTCCTCGTGTAGACCTTGCTCTGCAACTCAGAGATCAACAGGTTAAAGATTCCAGTTCAATTTCTACTCTATTCCAAGAGTCAATGCTGGTCAAAATTACCTCTAAGGAACCTCGCTACACAAGGGAGACATTAATTGCCGAAGTAATTGAGTTAATGATTGCTGGGACTGATACCACAGCGCATACTCTATCCTTTGCTGTTGGTGAATTAGCCGCCCACCCAGAGGTTTTCCAGAAGGCACAGGCGATCGCCGATCAGGTATGGCAAAAGCATGGAGCAATCTCTATCGAAAGTCTAAAAGAACTTAACTATATCCGCGCCATTGTTAAAGAAACCCTTCGCCTTTATTCCGTTGCATCTGGTTCTACATCGTTACAAGCGATCAAACAAACCACCATTGAGGGAATTACTATTCCTGTAGGCACAAAAATATTTTGGTCGATGTTAGCTGCTGGCAGGGATGCTGAAACCTATGCCCAGCCTGACAAATTTTTACCAGAGCGTTGGCTCGAAGAAGGGCATGGAAGTCTTTCGCTACCGATGATTGATTTTGGATCAGGTTCTCATCGTTGTCTCGGTGAACATTTAGCAATGTTAGAAGCAACGATTATGTTGGTGCAACTGTTACGGCAATTTGATTGGGAGTTGGTCAACGGTCGTGCATCCCTAGAAAATCTCCAACAGAACCTACTGATTTACCCTTCAGATGGTATGCCTTTGCGATTTCGCTTGAGGGAATCTATAAGCATTTAG
- a CDS encoding bestrophin family protein, producing the protein MTWQWFNLAFKLQGSVAPIVLPRTLVFVGFALCVSLVDCYMPEISLNALGDLTNNVVFNLVLGLLLVFRTNTAYDRYWEGRKAWGTLVVNIRNLSRLMQIAIKCPEGEPKQQKEQSIKLLTAFAIATKLHLRNEEINQDLDAILTEAETQKLKESKHVPLELTLWLGNYLQQQVQSDRIDTNYFVAMNNNLNALVEGLTSCERILKTPLPIAYSIYLKRLILIYCIGLPFHLVIDIHWLTAIAVGLVSFILMGVEQIGNEIENPFGHDFNDLPIDAICEGITANVEQAIALQDII; encoded by the coding sequence ATGACTTGGCAATGGTTCAATCTTGCATTTAAACTTCAAGGATCGGTCGCACCGATTGTTTTGCCAAGAACACTTGTTTTTGTAGGATTTGCCCTTTGCGTTTCTCTAGTTGACTGTTACATGCCAGAGATATCGCTCAATGCTTTAGGAGATCTTACAAATAATGTGGTTTTCAATCTAGTTTTAGGTTTGCTGTTAGTCTTTCGGACAAATACTGCCTATGATCGCTACTGGGAAGGTCGCAAAGCATGGGGAACCTTAGTAGTCAATATTCGGAATTTGTCGAGGTTAATGCAAATTGCCATTAAATGCCCTGAAGGCGAACCAAAGCAACAAAAAGAGCAATCGATCAAGTTATTAACAGCTTTTGCGATCGCGACAAAATTACATCTTCGTAATGAGGAAATTAATCAAGATTTAGATGCAATTCTCACCGAAGCCGAAACTCAAAAATTAAAGGAGTCAAAGCATGTACCGCTAGAGTTAACTCTCTGGTTGGGCAACTATCTCCAACAACAAGTGCAAAGCGATCGCATAGATACTAATTATTTTGTGGCGATGAATAATAACCTTAATGCCCTAGTGGAAGGTTTAACCAGTTGCGAACGGATTCTCAAAACGCCATTACCCATTGCCTACAGTATCTATTTAAAGCGCCTAATTTTAATTTATTGCATCGGTTTACCATTCCATTTAGTGATCGATATCCATTGGCTCACAGCGATCGCAGTTGGCTTAGTTAGCTTTATTCTGATGGGAGTAGAGCAAATTGGCAATGAAATTGAGAATCCGTTTGGGCATGATTTTAATGACTTACCTATCGATGCAATTTGTGAAGGGATCACAGCCAATGTGGAACAGGCGATCGCTTTGCAGGATATAATTTAA
- a CDS encoding D-alanine--D-alanine ligase family protein yields the protein MTAVLIDLKAKSPLYVGLLFGGQSGEHDVSITSARAIASALNQNSRYKLQPFYIQRDGTWRSPDVSQQVLDSSKALQDAELLTNAAFFLPTEVQQVDLWFPVLHGPNGEDGTVQGLLQLMHKPYVGNGVLASSVGMDKIAMKAIFANAGLPQVKYVALNRWQWQQDELAWSEHIEATLGYPCFVKPSNLGSSVGISKVRDRQQLKEAIASATSYDPRIIIEQGVTAREIECAVLGNEQPQASAIGEITFTSDFYDYETKYTAGKADLIIPSQLPDNVTQAVQSMAVKAFQTVAGSGLARVDFFYVEATGTVLINEINTFPGFTSLSMYPKLWEYSGIPFTELCDRLVDLALEKYY from the coding sequence ATGACGGCTGTATTGATCGATTTGAAGGCAAAATCTCCTCTTTATGTCGGTTTGTTATTTGGTGGACAGTCAGGCGAACATGATGTCTCGATCACATCGGCAAGAGCGATCGCCTCAGCCCTCAATCAAAACTCTCGTTACAAACTACAGCCTTTTTATATTCAACGCGATGGCACATGGCGCAGTCCCGATGTATCGCAACAAGTTTTAGATTCTAGCAAGGCTTTACAGGATGCAGAACTATTAACTAATGCGGCTTTTTTCTTGCCTACGGAAGTGCAACAAGTTGATCTTTGGTTCCCTGTTCTTCATGGACCAAATGGTGAAGATGGTACGGTGCAGGGGCTTTTACAACTAATGCATAAGCCCTATGTCGGGAATGGCGTGCTTGCCTCATCGGTCGGTATGGATAAAATCGCGATGAAGGCAATTTTCGCGAATGCGGGCTTGCCTCAGGTCAAATATGTGGCGCTAAATCGCTGGCAATGGCAACAGGATGAACTAGCTTGGAGTGAGCATATTGAAGCAACTCTCGGTTATCCCTGTTTTGTAAAGCCTTCTAATCTTGGTTCATCAGTGGGGATTTCTAAGGTGCGCGATCGCCAACAGTTAAAAGAAGCGATCGCCAGTGCTACTAGCTACGATCCAAGGATCATCATTGAGCAAGGTGTAACAGCCCGTGAAATCGAATGTGCGGTGCTCGGTAATGAGCAACCTCAAGCTTCGGCGATCGGTGAAATCACCTTCACCAGTGACTTCTATGATTATGAAACTAAGTACACCGCGGGGAAAGCCGATCTGATTATCCCCAGTCAATTGCCCGACAATGTGACTCAAGCAGTGCAGTCAATGGCAGTGAAAGCTTTCCAAACAGTAGCAGGTTCAGGTTTAGCCAGAGTCGATTTCTTTTATGTAGAAGCAACGGGAACGGTTTTAATCAATGAAATTAATACTTTCCCCGGATTTACTTCGCTGAGCATGTATCCTAAGCTATGGGAATATTCAGGAATTCCATTTACAGAACTATGCGATCGACTGGTAGATTTAGCTCTTGAGAAGTACTACTAA
- a CDS encoding S66 peptidase family protein — MRISQLPSSINPSQKVQVIAPSGALREWERFEQGVKIWRDRGYELGIPEDLSQPWGYLAGTDEQRCQQLIAAWNDPKSVAIVCARGGYGSMRLMEKLDWQQLHDHPKWLIGFSDITALLWGFAQHKGIGGLHAPVLTTLGNEPARSQQQLFDWLEGKVNAITLSGEGWSNGKATGVLLPANLTLATHIIGTAICPDLENVILAIEDVGEAPYRVDRMLTHWRWSGHLQKLKGIAIGRFSQAEVSTPSFPMEDVWRDRLSDLGIPIVSNLPFGHDGENAPLPVGCMAEIDSDNGTLRYSR, encoded by the coding sequence ATGAGAATATCCCAACTTCCATCAAGTATTAATCCTTCGCAAAAGGTGCAAGTCATTGCTCCTAGTGGAGCCTTACGAGAATGGGAGCGCTTTGAACAGGGTGTAAAAATTTGGCGCGATCGCGGTTATGAATTGGGCATTCCTGAAGACTTAAGCCAACCTTGGGGCTATCTCGCAGGAACCGATGAGCAACGCTGTCAACAATTAATCGCCGCATGGAATGACCCTAAATCTGTGGCGATCGTTTGTGCGCGAGGAGGTTACGGCTCCATGCGGCTCATGGAAAAATTAGATTGGCAACAACTCCACGATCACCCGAAATGGCTAATTGGCTTCTCTGATATCACGGCTTTACTCTGGGGATTTGCTCAACATAAGGGTATTGGCGGCTTACATGCACCAGTGCTAACAACGTTAGGCAATGAACCTGCGCGATCGCAACAGCAGTTATTTGATTGGCTAGAGGGCAAGGTAAATGCGATTACTCTATCTGGCGAAGGGTGGAGTAATGGTAAAGCAACAGGTGTGCTTTTACCCGCAAATTTAACGCTCGCGACACATATCATCGGTACTGCGATTTGTCCCGATCTAGAGAATGTGATTTTAGCGATCGAGGATGTGGGGGAAGCACCCTATCGGGTTGATCGGATGTTAACCCATTGGCGCTGGTCTGGGCATTTACAAAAGCTCAAAGGCATTGCGATTGGTCGGTTTAGCCAAGCGGAAGTATCAACACCTAGTTTTCCAATGGAGGATGTATGGCGCGATCGCCTATCTGATTTAGGCATTCCCATTGTCAGTAATTTACCCTTTGGGCATGATGGTGAGAATGCCCCCTTACCAGTTGGTTGCATGGCTGAAATAGATAGCGATAATGGAACTCTTCGCTATAGTAGATAG
- the leuB gene encoding 3-isopropylmalate dehydrogenase, whose amino-acid sequence MSKNYKITLLPGDGIGPEIMKVAVAVLQAIAPKFDLTFAFETALIGGAAIDATGHPLPDETLQSCKNSDAVLLAAVGGDKWDSMPSHLRPEQALLGLRGGMELFANLRPAQILPQLIDASTLKREVVEGVDILVVRELTGGIYFGKPKGIVADENGVRRGFNTMVYTEPEIDRIAKVGFEAAQKRRGSVVSVDKSNVLDVSQLWRERVTAISSDYPDVKLSHMYVDNATMQIIRNPKQFDVILTSNLFGDILSDAAAMLTGSIGMLPSASLGVAGAPGVFEPVHGSAPDIAGKDLANPLAQVLSAAMMLRYAFNEGAAADAIESAVNKVLDSGKRTGDIMADGCEKLGCIAMGEALLAAI is encoded by the coding sequence ATGTCTAAAAACTATAAAATTACGCTCCTCCCTGGTGATGGCATTGGTCCTGAAATTATGAAAGTGGCGGTAGCGGTACTTCAGGCGATCGCTCCCAAATTTGATCTCACCTTTGCTTTTGAGACGGCTTTAATCGGTGGAGCAGCGATCGATGCAACGGGACATCCCCTACCCGATGAAACTTTGCAATCATGTAAAAATAGCGATGCGGTTTTATTAGCTGCTGTGGGAGGCGACAAGTGGGACTCAATGCCATCACATTTGCGTCCTGAACAAGCATTATTAGGCTTGCGTGGTGGGATGGAACTATTTGCAAATTTACGTCCTGCTCAGATTTTGCCCCAATTAATTGATGCCTCCACCTTAAAACGTGAAGTTGTCGAAGGCGTAGATATTTTAGTAGTGCGCGAACTTACGGGTGGTATCTATTTTGGTAAACCTAAGGGAATTGTTGCTGATGAGAATGGTGTGCGTCGCGGCTTCAATACGATGGTGTATACCGAGCCAGAAATCGATCGCATTGCCAAAGTTGGGTTTGAAGCAGCTCAAAAACGACGTGGTTCCGTTGTCTCTGTTGATAAGTCCAATGTTTTAGATGTGTCGCAGCTATGGCGTGAGCGTGTAACCGCAATTTCTAGTGATTATCCTGACGTGAAGCTATCGCATATGTATGTGGATAATGCCACGATGCAGATTATCCGCAATCCTAAGCAATTTGACGTAATTCTGACTAGTAATCTCTTTGGCGATATTCTCTCCGATGCGGCAGCGATGCTCACGGGTAGTATTGGTATGTTGCCCTCAGCTAGCCTTGGGGTGGCAGGTGCACCGGGGGTATTTGAACCTGTGCATGGTTCTGCTCCTGACATTGCAGGTAAAGATTTAGCCAATCCATTAGCACAGGTTTTGAGTGCAGCAATGATGTTGCGCTATGCCTTTAATGAAGGTGCAGCAGCCGATGCGATCGAGTCAGCAGTCAATAAAGTTCTTGATTCAGGTAAGCGTACAGGCGACATTATGGCGGATGGTTGCGAAAAATTAGGATGTATCGCCATGGGCGAAGCTCTACTCGCAGCGATATAA